One part of the Halopenitus persicus genome encodes these proteins:
- the gcvPA gene encoding aminomethyl-transferring glycine dehydrogenase subunit GcvPA, with protein sequence MLAAIGADDVEELFDVPDPVRYDGTFGIDGQSERAVRRRLDRTLNANADVAEFLGRGHYSHYVPSVVDSLSLRSEFITSYTQYQPEVSQGFLQVLFEFQSLVAELTGMDVANCSMYDAATALGEAATLADRVRAADGSTILVPDYLRAERRAVLENYADGPGLSIREFPTENGMVDPDALESSLEEDVLLVYVETPTTDGVIEEHLGAVGDLLADRETLFCLGSDLLALSLLQNPADVGADVVVGNAGVLGLPNAYGMGIGLFACREEFLRQVPGRLVGASEDADGDRTYTLTLQTREQHIRRERATSNICSNQAWVALRTAIHAAYLGPAGLTALADRCTRLPAQLAAALDEIPGVSAPANDAYHFREFTAEIEGDAEAVVSELADRGFAVHQRGDDAIQVCITEANEEHAEALLENVREVMA encoded by the coding sequence ATGCTGGCCGCCATCGGGGCGGACGACGTCGAGGAACTGTTCGACGTTCCGGATCCGGTTCGATACGACGGAACGTTCGGGATCGACGGGCAGTCGGAACGCGCGGTGCGACGCCGCCTCGATCGGACGCTGAACGCCAACGCGGACGTCGCCGAGTTCCTCGGCCGCGGGCACTACTCCCATTACGTCCCGTCGGTCGTCGACTCCCTGTCGCTTCGGTCGGAGTTCATCACGTCGTACACGCAGTACCAGCCGGAGGTCTCGCAGGGGTTCCTCCAGGTCCTGTTCGAGTTCCAGTCGCTCGTGGCGGAGCTCACCGGGATGGACGTCGCGAACTGCTCGATGTACGACGCCGCGACGGCCCTCGGAGAGGCGGCCACCCTCGCGGACCGGGTTCGCGCCGCGGACGGGTCGACGATCCTGGTCCCCGACTACCTCCGGGCGGAACGACGGGCGGTGCTCGAAAACTACGCCGATGGCCCCGGGCTCTCGATCCGGGAGTTCCCGACCGAGAACGGAATGGTCGACCCCGACGCGCTGGAGTCGAGCCTCGAGGAGGACGTCCTCCTCGTCTACGTCGAGACCCCGACCACCGACGGCGTCATCGAGGAGCACCTCGGGGCGGTCGGGGACCTGCTCGCCGACCGGGAGACCCTGTTCTGTCTCGGATCGGACCTCCTGGCGTTGTCCCTGCTCCAGAACCCGGCCGACGTCGGCGCCGACGTCGTCGTCGGGAACGCCGGCGTGCTCGGGCTCCCGAACGCCTACGGGATGGGCATCGGGCTGTTCGCCTGTCGCGAGGAGTTCCTGCGCCAGGTGCCCGGCCGGCTGGTTGGCGCCAGCGAGGACGCCGACGGCGACCGGACCTACACGCTCACGCTGCAGACGCGTGAACAGCACATCCGCCGCGAGCGGGCGACGTCGAACATCTGTAGCAACCAGGCGTGGGTGGCGCTGCGGACCGCGATCCACGCGGCGTATCTGGGTCCGGCGGGCCTCACCGCGCTCGCCGACCGGTGTACCCGCCTGCCGGCCCAGCTCGCAGCCGCGCTCGACGAGATCCCGGGCGTCTCGGCGCCGGCGAACGACGCCTACCACTTCCGGGAATTCACGGCCGAAATCGAGGGCGACGCCGAGGCGGTGGTCTCGGAGCTCGCCGACCGCGGGTTCGCGGTCCACCAGCGCGGCGACGACGCGATACAGGTCTGCATCACGGAGGCGAACGAGGAGCACGCCGAGGCGCTCCTCGAGAACGTACGGGAGGTGATGGCGTAA
- a CDS encoding ABC transporter ATP-binding protein has translation MTDERPLVRVDDVTRTYGGVAVVTDVSFDVRAGVTAVIGPNGSGKSTLLRSLVGETTPTDGTVRYHGPDAARPIGYLPQRASFRESFTARETLAFYARLLGETPDGYLERVGLSDAADRPVEALSGGMRRLLGIAQATIGDPPVLVLDEPTSGLDPGMRDRIFELAGQYADTGVNASTNTNVNASASTNANTDRNAAVVVSTHDLDLVDRYADRVICLRHGAVAASGPLPEVYADAGVHTAAGLYRSVGDEAGTDSDPATDPAESIHVTGVSER, from the coding sequence GTGACGGACGAACGACCACTCGTACGGGTCGACGACGTCACGCGAACGTACGGCGGCGTGGCGGTCGTGACCGACGTCTCGTTCGACGTCCGTGCCGGCGTGACTGCCGTTATCGGCCCGAACGGCTCCGGCAAATCGACCCTGCTCCGATCGCTTGTCGGTGAAACCACGCCGACCGATGGAACGGTTCGCTATCACGGACCGGATGCCGCCCGCCCGATCGGATACCTTCCACAGCGAGCGTCGTTCCGGGAGTCGTTCACCGCCCGTGAAACGCTCGCGTTCTATGCACGGCTCCTCGGCGAGACGCCGGACGGGTATCTCGAGCGTGTCGGCCTCTCCGATGCAGCCGACCGACCGGTCGAGGCCCTTTCCGGAGGGATGCGACGACTACTGGGAATCGCACAGGCAACGATCGGCGATCCCCCCGTCCTCGTGTTGGACGAGCCGACCAGCGGCCTGGACCCCGGTATGCGTGACCGGATTTTCGAGCTCGCAGGGCAGTACGCCGACACGGGTGTGAACGCGAGCACGAACACCAATGTGAACGCGAGCGCGAGCACGAACGCCAATACCGACCGAAATGCCGCGGTCGTGGTGAGTACCCACGACCTCGACCTGGTGGACCGGTATGCGGACCGCGTGATCTGTCTGCGGCACGGAGCGGTCGCGGCGTCGGGTCCGCTTCCGGAGGTATACGCAGATGCCGGCGTGCACACCGCGGCCGGCCTCTATCGATCGGTCGGAGACGAAGCTGGCACCGATTCCGATCCAGCGACGGATCCTGCGGAGTCGATCCACGTCACGGGGGTGTCCGAACGATGA
- the lpdA gene encoding dihydrolipoyl dehydrogenase, giving the protein MSTTDSSIETDVAVIGAGPGGYVAAIRAAQHGLDVTLVERDAYGGVCLNAGCIPSKAYIHAADLAHDATHATELGLRGDLEVDMPTLQDWTSGVVSRMSRSVEKLCKANGVTLIEGTATFASDTELAIDGADAAPDTVSFEHAIVATGSRPIEIPNFPFAAETVWSSRDALGAETVPDRLVVVGAGYIGMELSTTFAKLGADVTVVEMLDDVLPIYEDDVKRVVRSRAEDLGIEFSFGEGASDLREADGTGIEVVTETEDGAESVYEADRVLVAVGRQPVTGTLDLEAIGLAPDENGFLETDAQGRTAHDHVFAVGDVAGDPMLAHAASREGIVAAETIAGEPATLEGQAVPNAVFTDPEIATVGLTEAEAADAGFDPLVGEMPFRASGRAMTADATDGFVRIVAADDDHAVLGGQIVGPDASELIAEVGLAVGTGATLEDVATTVHTHPTLAEAVMEAAENAMDQAIHTLNR; this is encoded by the coding sequence ATGAGCACCACCGATTCATCCATCGAAACGGACGTAGCGGTCATCGGCGCCGGACCCGGCGGATACGTCGCCGCGATCCGCGCCGCACAGCACGGCCTCGACGTGACGCTCGTCGAGAGGGACGCCTATGGCGGCGTCTGTCTCAACGCGGGCTGTATCCCCTCGAAGGCGTACATCCACGCGGCCGACCTCGCCCACGACGCGACCCACGCGACCGAGCTGGGCCTGCGGGGCGACCTCGAGGTCGACATGCCGACGCTGCAGGACTGGACGTCCGGCGTCGTCTCGCGAATGAGCCGGTCCGTCGAGAAGCTGTGTAAGGCGAACGGCGTGACCCTCATCGAGGGGACGGCGACGTTCGCGTCCGACACCGAGCTGGCCATCGACGGCGCGGACGCGGCGCCCGACACGGTTTCCTTCGAGCACGCGATCGTGGCGACGGGGAGCCGGCCGATCGAGATCCCGAACTTCCCGTTCGCCGCGGAGACGGTCTGGTCCTCGCGGGACGCGCTCGGCGCCGAAACCGTTCCCGACCGGCTCGTGGTCGTCGGCGCGGGCTACATCGGGATGGAGCTCTCGACGACGTTCGCCAAGCTCGGCGCCGACGTGACGGTGGTCGAGATGCTCGACGACGTGCTTCCGATCTACGAGGACGACGTGAAGCGCGTCGTTCGCTCGCGGGCCGAGGATCTGGGGATCGAGTTCTCGTTCGGCGAGGGTGCAAGCGATCTTCGCGAGGCCGACGGGACCGGGATCGAGGTCGTCACCGAAACCGAGGACGGCGCGGAGTCGGTTTACGAAGCCGACCGCGTGCTTGTCGCGGTCGGACGCCAGCCCGTCACCGGAACGCTCGATCTCGAGGCGATCGGTCTCGCCCCCGACGAGAACGGCTTCCTCGAGACGGACGCGCAGGGGCGGACCGCCCACGACCACGTCTTCGCGGTCGGCGACGTGGCGGGCGACCCGATGCTCGCGCACGCGGCCAGCCGGGAGGGGATCGTCGCCGCGGAGACCATCGCCGGCGAGCCGGCCACCCTCGAGGGACAGGCCGTCCCGAACGCGGTGTTCACCGACCCCGAAATCGCCACGGTCGGGCTCACCGAGGCCGAGGCGGCCGACGCCGGCTTCGACCCGCTCGTCGGCGAGATGCCGTTCCGGGCGTCCGGCCGCGCGATGACCGCCGACGCGACGGACGGCTTCGTCCGGATCGTCGCCGCCGACGACGACCACGCCGTGCTCGGCGGGCAGATCGTGGGCCCCGACGCCTCCGAACTGATCGCGGAGGTCGGCCTCGCGGTCGGGACGGGCGCAACGCTCGAGGACGTCGCGACGACCGTTCACACCCACCCGACGCTGGCGGAGGCCGTGATGGAGGCGGCCGAGAACGCGATGGATCAAGCGATCCACACCCTGAACCGGTAG
- the gcvPB gene encoding aminomethyl-transferring glycine dehydrogenase subunit GcvPB, whose protein sequence is MQRHRQAKWDETESDGHEPLLSETDLTRHEPSDTYLPDELTRDEVELPSISEPELVRHYTRLSQMNYGIDSGPYPLGSCTMKYNPKFTEDIAGQPAAAVHPDRDPELAQGTLQVYHELQDYLSRIGGMSAVTLQPPAGAAGELTGILVAKAYHEHNGEGDQREEILVPASAHGTNFASAAMAGYDIVELPADDDGRVDLDALSEAVGDSTAALMLTNPNTLGLFERDIEEIATIVHDAGGLLYYDGANLNALLGRARPGDMGFDVMHFNVHKTFATPHGGGGPGAGPIGVREGLEKFLPSPQVKADGDEYTLVDPDESIGKVHGSMGNWLVLLKTHAYISRLGDEGLVDTSAKAVLNANYLAERIDLEVPFGPFHHEFVASAGETDAADFAKAMLDNGVHPPTTKWPEIVDEALMTEPTEAESKRSLDRLAAAFNAVSEEDDDAIAAAPRMTAAKRIDQTTAARDPKLSWQQLSD, encoded by the coding sequence ATGCAACGACATCGACAGGCGAAGTGGGACGAGACGGAGTCGGACGGGCACGAGCCGCTGTTGTCCGAGACGGACCTGACCCGCCACGAGCCGAGCGACACGTACCTGCCGGACGAGCTGACGCGCGACGAGGTCGAGCTACCCTCGATCTCGGAGCCGGAGCTGGTTCGCCACTACACCCGGCTCTCGCAGATGAACTACGGGATCGACAGCGGTCCGTATCCGCTGGGGTCCTGTACGATGAAGTACAACCCGAAGTTCACCGAGGACATCGCGGGCCAGCCGGCGGCGGCGGTCCATCCGGACCGCGATCCTGAGCTGGCACAGGGGACCCTGCAGGTCTACCACGAGCTGCAGGACTACCTGTCCCGGATCGGCGGAATGAGCGCCGTCACGCTGCAGCCGCCGGCCGGGGCGGCCGGCGAGCTGACCGGGATCCTGGTCGCGAAGGCCTACCACGAGCACAACGGCGAGGGCGATCAGCGCGAGGAGATCCTCGTTCCCGCCAGCGCCCACGGCACGAACTTCGCGAGCGCCGCGATGGCCGGCTACGACATCGTCGAACTGCCGGCCGACGACGACGGGCGGGTCGACCTCGACGCCCTCTCGGAGGCGGTGGGCGACTCGACCGCGGCGCTGATGCTCACCAACCCGAACACGCTCGGCCTCTTCGAGCGGGACATCGAGGAGATCGCGACGATCGTCCACGACGCCGGCGGCCTGCTGTACTACGACGGCGCCAACCTCAACGCGCTGCTCGGACGGGCCCGCCCCGGCGACATGGGCTTCGACGTGATGCATTTCAACGTCCACAAGACGTTCGCCACGCCCCACGGCGGCGGCGGTCCCGGCGCGGGCCCGATCGGCGTCCGCGAGGGGCTCGAGAAGTTCCTGCCCAGCCCGCAGGTCAAAGCGGACGGCGACGAGTACACGCTCGTCGATCCGGACGAATCGATCGGAAAGGTACACGGGTCGATGGGGAACTGGCTCGTGCTCCTCAAGACGCACGCCTACATCTCCCGACTGGGCGACGAGGGGCTGGTCGACACCAGCGCGAAGGCGGTGCTCAACGCGAACTACCTGGCCGAGCGGATCGATCTGGAGGTTCCCTTCGGACCCTTCCATCACGAGTTCGTGGCGAGCGCCGGCGAGACCGACGCCGCGGACTTCGCCAAGGCGATGCTGGACAACGGCGTCCACCCGCCGACGACGAAGTGGCCCGAGATCGTCGACGAGGCGCTGATGACCGAGCCGACGGAGGCCGAGAGCAAGCGCTCGCTCGACCGGCTTGCCGCCGCGTTCAACGCGGTCAGCGAGGAGGACGACGACGCGATCGCGGCGGCGCCACGAATGACCGCCGCGAAACGGATCGACCAGACGACGGCCGCCCGGGATCCGAAGCTGAGCTGGCAGCAGCTGTCCGACTGA
- the gcvH gene encoding glycine cleavage system protein GcvH: MDYEIPTDRRYAESHEWVLATDEEGVLRVGITDFAQDELGDIVFAELPREDETFDRGDQFAVVESIKAVSDIYLPVSGTIEAVNDAITDRPELINEDPHGEGWLVEIRTDEDVDHLLTADEYEDQI; this comes from the coding sequence ATGGACTACGAGATACCAACCGATCGGCGGTACGCGGAATCGCACGAATGGGTACTGGCCACCGACGAGGAGGGCGTCCTCCGGGTCGGCATCACCGACTTCGCACAGGACGAGCTCGGCGACATCGTCTTCGCGGAGCTCCCGCGGGAGGACGAGACGTTCGACCGGGGCGACCAGTTCGCGGTCGTCGAGTCGATCAAGGCCGTCTCGGACATCTACCTCCCGGTGTCGGGGACGATCGAGGCAGTCAACGACGCGATCACCGACCGGCCGGAACTGATAAACGAGGACCCGCACGGGGAGGGCTGGCTCGTCGAGATCCGCACGGACGAGGACGTCGACCACCTCCTCACGGCCGACGAATACGAGGACCAGATCTGA
- a CDS encoding IclR family transcriptional regulator has protein sequence MGNRSRTTSKTSLLTIEAIRDLEGATLSEIADHAGIPVSTLHTHLHTLREMEYVVREGDTYQLGMKLFHLGERARWRDERYQIVKELAWNLSNRVGEEVSFAIKENDRMIILFDETTTPSDEGFQVGRYFDLHSSACGKATLAEFPESRVDEFVDRYGLPAHTDNTITEREALHEDLEAIRERGYAVNEQEELEGLRAVAIAIEEPDGSVFGTLDISGPPYRLPDDEVVAERLRSTVADVEAALEDYEQG, from the coding sequence ATGGGAAACAGATCGCGCACGACGTCGAAAACGTCCCTCCTCACGATCGAGGCGATCCGGGACCTCGAGGGCGCGACGCTGTCGGAGATCGCCGACCACGCCGGGATTCCCGTGAGCACGCTTCACACTCACCTTCACACCCTCCGAGAGATGGAGTACGTGGTCCGCGAGGGCGACACCTACCAGCTCGGGATGAAGCTCTTCCACCTCGGCGAGCGGGCGCGGTGGCGCGACGAACGCTACCAGATCGTGAAGGAACTGGCGTGGAACCTGTCGAATCGGGTCGGCGAGGAGGTCAGCTTCGCGATCAAGGAGAACGACCGGATGATCATCCTCTTCGACGAGACGACCACGCCCTCCGACGAGGGGTTTCAGGTCGGCCGGTACTTCGACCTCCATAGTTCGGCATGTGGGAAAGCAACGCTCGCGGAGTTCCCCGAGTCCCGAGTCGACGAGTTCGTCGATCGATACGGGTTGCCGGCCCACACCGACAACACGATCACCGAACGGGAGGCCCTTCACGAGGATCTCGAGGCGATCAGGGAGCGCGGCTATGCCGTCAACGAGCAGGAGGAACTGGAGGGACTGCGGGCCGTGGCGATCGCGATCGAGGAGCCGGACGGCAGCGTGTTCGGGACGCTCGACATCTCCGGACCGCCGTATCGGCTGCCCGATGACGAGGTCGTCGCCGAACGGCTCCGGTCGACGGTCGCGGACGTCGAGGCGGCTCTCGAGGACTACGAGCAGGGGTAA
- the gcvT gene encoding glycine cleavage system aminomethyltransferase GcvT has translation MSLRTPPLHQVHRDAGAEFTDFGGWEMPVSYAGISTEHAAVRDAVGIFDVSHMGEVEVRGPDATAVMDHLTTNAVTDLDPGDAQYSCILNEDGVIIDDTVIYRYPDEDEDAYLFVPNAGHGTQMTDRWSTHAASLDADVTIENRTEDLGLVAIQGPDAIGTVDAHARDSIADVGRFSMIRTTIGDVECLVARTGYTGEDGVEVFFDADRSQELWGTFDDVQPCGLGARDTLRLEAGLLLSGQDFDPETEPRTPLEAKLGFVVDDSKDDFVGKDALDGQAETGPEELIVGFHLNGRGVPRNGYELYRDDDHVGHVTSGTMSPTLSEPIALGYVDADHASTGTEIAVEVRGRRIPATIVGQRFLDSLGGEDGSEGDDGTGD, from the coding sequence GTGTCGCTACGAACGCCACCACTCCACCAGGTACATCGTGACGCCGGAGCGGAGTTCACCGACTTCGGCGGGTGGGAAATGCCCGTCTCGTACGCGGGGATCAGCACGGAACACGCCGCCGTCCGGGACGCCGTCGGGATCTTCGACGTCAGCCACATGGGCGAGGTCGAGGTCCGTGGCCCCGACGCGACGGCGGTCATGGACCACCTGACGACCAACGCCGTGACGGACCTCGATCCGGGGGACGCACAGTACTCGTGTATCCTGAACGAGGACGGCGTCATCATCGACGACACGGTGATCTACAGGTACCCGGACGAGGACGAGGACGCGTACCTGTTCGTGCCCAACGCCGGCCACGGGACGCAGATGACCGACCGCTGGTCGACGCACGCCGCGTCGCTCGATGCGGACGTCACGATCGAGAACCGGACCGAGGACCTGGGACTCGTCGCGATCCAGGGACCCGACGCGATCGGGACCGTCGACGCGCACGCGCGCGACTCGATCGCCGACGTCGGTCGCTTCTCGATGATCCGGACGACGATCGGCGACGTCGAGTGTCTGGTCGCCCGGACGGGATACACCGGCGAGGACGGCGTCGAGGTCTTCTTCGACGCGGACCGCTCGCAGGAGCTGTGGGGGACGTTCGACGACGTCCAGCCCTGCGGGCTCGGCGCGCGGGACACGCTCAGGCTGGAGGCCGGTCTCCTGCTGTCCGGGCAGGACTTCGATCCCGAGACCGAGCCCAGAACGCCCCTCGAGGCCAAGCTCGGGTTCGTCGTGGACGACTCGAAGGACGACTTCGTCGGCAAGGACGCGCTGGATGGCCAGGCGGAGACGGGGCCCGAGGAGCTCATCGTCGGGTTCCACCTGAACGGGCGTGGAGTGCCGCGGAACGGCTACGAACTGTATCGCGACGACGACCACGTCGGCCACGTCACGAGCGGGACGATGAGTCCGACGCTCTCGGAGCCGATCGCGCTCGGCTACGTGGACGCCGACCACGCGTCGACCGGCACCGAGATCGCGGTCGAGGTCCGCGGCCGGAGGATCCCGGCGACGATCGTCGGCCAACGGTTCCTGGACTCGCTGGGCGGCGAGGACGGGAGCGAGGGAGACGACGGGACTGGCGACTAA
- a CDS encoding NosD domain-containing protein produces MSRIDLYGDGSGTRSRLVWFTVAAITGIVVAAFLVDVGTAAPDPVAYDRTVGLGVSAETDAVMAGKQDVPKAQVFYSQFQYVVGYAGIETMVADSNDPLTRRQLGYPTAMYVHTYDDAAPTVDDRGRLTSAGSPAWTPATEAVYVAGSGARTAAGETVVPFADRTAAESFATAEGGTVLTWTALHGRSFDVDTAATVRGMVPHRWTDATERIDRSTERTDRPASVVVGREMDTKHGADTLQRAGSIQAAIDAAPPNTTVVVPAGTYEERITIEKPITLAGRDARIRGNGTGSVITVRSANVSITGVRVSGTGNRTRDDEAISQPPGTEDGDDEEWDQFIRTGYGYGDAGIVADGSPGLVVANTTIETNASGILLRKGSDAVIRDVRVAGTAGWEHGFMGVTALNSRIVVARSTFTGGRDGIYLHRGDGSVIRNSTFRSSRYGIHLMYTSDALLADNVIRDQEFGGITIMTRPEGNAIVGNDVRRTPTAIQPSGIRSYVGYNTLVDNELGLSTSARESVYEYNVIADNGMGARSTTVVPSSLIARNDFVRNDRHASAGSGPLRIWADDEHGNYWAGAYESPSSWMTDPDHTAARTAPTTFDRAYRPSSSVDAALHREPAATTLAESPAVRALAELRGSVPGARTGSVIDPAPVRTPHAPERIARATDSSDPTHAAWRQDLLNESGNDATSRNDATSRNDANSTTTRRMDTEPIMETQPMATTGVP; encoded by the coding sequence GTGTCGCGGATCGACCTCTACGGTGACGGCTCGGGCACCCGCTCCCGTCTCGTCTGGTTCACGGTTGCGGCGATCACGGGTATCGTCGTGGCCGCCTTCCTCGTCGACGTCGGAACGGCAGCACCCGACCCGGTCGCATACGACCGGACCGTCGGACTCGGCGTCTCCGCGGAAACGGACGCGGTGATGGCCGGCAAGCAGGACGTTCCGAAGGCGCAGGTCTTCTACTCCCAGTTCCAGTACGTCGTCGGATATGCCGGCATCGAGACGATGGTGGCGGATAGCAACGATCCATTGACCCGCCGCCAACTCGGGTATCCGACGGCGATGTACGTGCACACGTACGACGACGCCGCGCCGACGGTCGACGACCGCGGTCGTTTGACGTCGGCCGGATCGCCGGCGTGGACGCCGGCCACTGAGGCGGTATACGTCGCCGGAAGCGGTGCCCGAACCGCCGCCGGGGAAACGGTCGTTCCGTTCGCCGATCGGACTGCTGCCGAGTCGTTCGCGACCGCCGAGGGCGGCACGGTCCTCACGTGGACGGCGCTCCACGGGCGGTCGTTCGACGTCGACACGGCGGCGACCGTTCGAGGGATGGTTCCCCACCGATGGACCGACGCGACCGAGCGGATCGACCGATCGACCGAGCGGACCGATCGTCCGGCGTCCGTCGTCGTGGGCCGGGAGATGGACACGAAGCACGGCGCGGACACCCTCCAGCGGGCGGGGTCGATCCAAGCCGCGATCGACGCCGCGCCGCCGAACACGACGGTCGTCGTTCCCGCAGGAACCTACGAGGAGCGGATAACCATCGAGAAGCCGATCACCCTTGCCGGTCGGGATGCTCGGATCCGCGGGAACGGAACCGGGTCGGTGATCACCGTGCGCTCGGCGAACGTCTCGATCACCGGCGTTCGAGTCTCGGGCACCGGGAACAGGACGCGCGACGACGAGGCGATCAGCCAGCCGCCGGGCACCGAGGACGGCGACGACGAGGAGTGGGACCAGTTCATACGGACCGGATACGGCTACGGGGATGCCGGGATCGTGGCCGACGGCTCCCCGGGACTCGTGGTCGCGAACACGACGATCGAAACCAACGCCAGCGGCATCCTGCTTCGGAAGGGATCCGACGCGGTGATCCGGGACGTTCGCGTGGCCGGCACGGCCGGCTGGGAGCACGGGTTTATGGGCGTCACCGCGTTGAACTCCCGAATCGTCGTCGCCCGGAGCACGTTCACGGGCGGTCGGGACGGCATCTACCTCCACCGGGGCGACGGCTCGGTGATCCGGAACAGCACGTTCCGGAGCTCCCGATACGGGATCCACCTGATGTACACCAGCGACGCGCTGCTCGCCGACAACGTGATCCGCGATCAGGAGTTCGGCGGGATCACGATCATGACGCGTCCCGAGGGGAACGCGATCGTGGGCAACGACGTCCGTCGCACGCCGACCGCGATCCAACCGTCCGGCATCCGGAGTTACGTTGGGTACAACACGCTCGTGGACAACGAACTCGGACTGTCGACGAGCGCCCGTGAATCCGTCTACGAGTACAACGTGATCGCCGACAACGGGATGGGTGCACGGTCGACGACCGTTGTCCCGTCAAGTCTGATCGCACGCAACGACTTCGTCAGGAACGACCGACACGCGTCCGCAGGGTCCGGCCCGTTACGGATCTGGGCGGACGACGAACACGGAAACTACTGGGCGGGTGCGTACGAGTCGCCGTCCTCGTGGATGACCGATCCGGACCACACGGCAGCCCGGACGGCCCCCACGACGTTCGACCGCGCGTATCGACCGAGTTCGTCGGTCGACGCCGCACTTCACCGTGAGCCCGCCGCGACGACGCTCGCGGAGTCCCCGGCCGTCCGTGCGCTCGCCGAGCTCCGCGGGTCGGTCCCCGGTGCCCGAACCGGAAGCGTGATCGATCCGGCACCGGTACGCACGCCACACGCACCCGAGCGGATCGCGCGAGCGACCGACTCGAGCGACCCAACCCACGCAGCGTGGCGGCAGGACCTGCTGAACGAGTCAGGCAACGACGCCACCTCACGCAACGACGCCACCTCACGCAACGACGCCAACTCGACCACAACACGACGGATGGATACGGAGCCGATCATGGAGACACAACCGATGGCTACCACGGGAGTACCGTAG
- the ilvA gene encoding threonine ammonia-lyase has translation MTITIEDITAAEDRIDDAAGIRRTPVQTSSTLGHRLDADVRLKCEHLQKTGSFKPRGAFNAIHRLADGDADRVVAASAGNHAQGVAFAATELGLESVIVMPETAPQAKVDATEGYGATVRLVGDTFADAMETARSLAADPDTEFVHAYDDPDVVAGQGTIGLELLEQVPEMSLLTVPIGGGGLIGGIATAVKAIDDSVRIVGVQAETAATVPQSLRKGRPIENETPDTIADGIATGSVSDLTLGIIDEHVDEVVTVTDTEIAQATLWLLERTKQLVEGAAAAAVAPLLTGAVDCRDETVVPVLGGGNIDVATLQDILTRALVDRRQFVTLTVRIDDRPGVLGEVAEIIGHHDTNVRSVRHDRSEEGLPVGTADLVIRMTTPGTAAIDRIIADLEAAGYAIKRVVPAIHSEDVDGGGDGAGSDGGNGSSDDELTTN, from the coding sequence ATGACCATTACCATCGAGGACATCACGGCAGCCGAGGACAGGATCGACGACGCCGCGGGCATCCGACGAACGCCCGTGCAGACGAGTTCGACGCTGGGCCACCGGCTCGACGCGGACGTCCGTTTGAAGTGCGAACACCTCCAGAAGACGGGGTCGTTCAAGCCACGCGGCGCGTTCAACGCCATCCATCGGCTCGCCGACGGCGACGCGGATCGCGTCGTCGCGGCGAGCGCGGGCAACCACGCGCAGGGCGTCGCGTTCGCGGCGACCGAGCTCGGGCTCGAGTCGGTGATCGTGATGCCGGAGACGGCGCCGCAGGCGAAGGTCGACGCGACCGAGGGGTACGGGGCCACCGTCCGGCTCGTGGGCGACACCTTCGCCGACGCGATGGAGACCGCCCGGTCGCTGGCCGCGGACCCGGACACCGAGTTCGTCCACGCGTACGACGACCCCGACGTCGTCGCCGGCCAGGGGACGATCGGCCTGGAGCTGCTCGAGCAGGTGCCCGAGATGAGCCTGCTCACGGTCCCGATCGGCGGCGGCGGGCTGATCGGCGGGATCGCGACCGCGGTGAAGGCCATCGACGATTCCGTCCGCATCGTCGGCGTTCAGGCCGAAACGGCCGCCACGGTGCCCCAAAGCCTGCGGAAGGGACGACCGATCGAGAACGAGACCCCGGACACGATCGCCGACGGGATCGCGACGGGGAGCGTCTCGGATCTCACGCTCGGGATCATCGACGAGCACGTCGACGAGGTCGTCACGGTCACCGACACCGAGATCGCGCAGGCCACGCTGTGGCTGCTCGAGCGAACGAAGCAGCTCGTCGAGGGGGCCGCCGCGGCGGCCGTCGCACCGCTGCTCACCGGGGCGGTCGACTGCCGGGACGAGACCGTGGTGCCGGTGCTCGGCGGCGGGAACATCGACGTCGCGACGCTGCAGGACATCCTCACGCGGGCGCTCGTCGACCGCCGGCAGTTCGTCACGCTCACGGTCAGGATCGACGACAGGCCGGGCGTGCTCGGCGAGGTCGCCGAGATCATCGGCCACCACGACACGAACGTGCGAAGCGTGCGTCACGACCGCTCCGAAGAGGGGCTACCCGTCGGCACGGCGGATCTGGTCATCCGGATGACGACGCCCGGCACCGCGGCGATCGACCGGATCATCGCGGATCTCGAGGCGGCGGGGTACGCCATCAAACGCGTCGTGCCGGCGATCCACTCCGAGGACGTCGATGGTGGCGGCGACGGTGCCGGGAGCGACGGCGGTAACGGGAGTTCCGACGACGAACTGACGACGAACTGA